The window TGGCCGCATTAACGGCTACCTTATCATTTACTTTCATTCAAAAGAAAACTACGCTGTACATTATAGGCGATTCTACCGCAGCCAATAAAGATCCTAAAACTTATCCCGAAACCGGTTGGGGCATGGCATTACAATCATTTTTTAAGCCAGATGTTACCGTTGATAACCGCGCACTGAATGGAAGAAGCACTAAATCTTTCCGTGCAGAGAAACGTTGGGACCCTATTTTAGCACAACTGAACCCTGGCGATTACGTTCTTATAGAATTTGGGCACAACGACGAAAAGGTAGATAAACCCACTGTAGGTGTTTCGCTGGCCGATTTTAAAACCAACCTGATTAACTACGTCAAAGAAACCCGAAGCAAAAAAGCTTTACCGGTACTGCTTACACCCATTTCGAGAAGAAGTTTTAAAAACGGGGTTTTAATCGATTCGCACGGCGATTACCCACGCATCACGCGCCAGGTAGCCGACTCGCTGCAAGTGCCATTAATTGATATGCTGGTTAAAACCGAGAGCTTGTTAAACCGTTTAGGCGAGGAACCTTCAATCAAACTATTTAACCATGTCGATTCAGGAAACGTGAATTATCCAAACGGGAAGAAAGACAATACGCATTTAAGTCCGGAGGGAGCCAAACAAGTTGCTGCTTTAGTGGTAAAAGGTATAAAAGAATTAAAATTAGACCTGGCCAAAAAACTGAAATAAGCCATAAAAGGAATTTTAAGTAGCTAAAATTGGTAATCGCAGCGTTAAAATAAAAGATCGGTACGAAGCGCTAAAAATATAATGGCTAATATTGCAGCAATGAATACCGGTTTATACAATCCTTTCCAAAACTTCGATTTTTTATACAAAATCTGCTTTTTAAGCGGCAAAACCTTTAACACACCAGTTGTACAGGTGCCATTAATTCCAAAATGGTTACTGGCGCAGGCAGGTTTAAGCGGCGAAGAGCAAATTCAGTTTTTGGATGAGAGCATCCGTTCATACAATACACTTGTTATTCCGGTTAACAGTGAGTTAAACGAACAGTTTTTAAACCCGCTTGAGGATAAAATAGAAGTAGCCTTTGCAAAAGGTTATGCTGCTGTTTCGGCACTGCCGGAGCTGGATTTATTTAACTGGATTGGCAAGTTTTTATATGGCTTTGTTTACATCGAAATGCATGCTGCACTGCGTAAGGAGATGACTGCCGATGGCTTAAACATGTCGCAATCTTTAATGATGAAATTTGCCAACCTGAATTTCATGATGCAGAATTTGTATACCAGTCTGGAATTTGAAGATTTTACACCCTGGTCTATCACTGTGGTTAAACTCGAAAACGAAGAAACCCCATTCAGTTTCCGCGACGAGATCAATACCCTTACTTTTTCAATAAAGATGAAAGATTTCGGGATTATTGCCTGCTTGCAGGATAATGGTACCAACAAACGTTACCACCAGGAAATTGTAAATGAGATAGCCGGAAAAAGCTTAACAGCCGAACAGTTTGAAGAGGTTACAGCGCGTTTTTATTATTCTGCCTATCTGTTTAACCGCTTGCCCGAATATACTTTTATGCCGGTTGATGGCACCACTTATATTGAAGCCATGCCTTTACGCGGCAACATGAGCAAACCTTTGTTTGATGTTTGGCAACACAAGGTTTATGCGCAGGTTTTAGAAAACTTCTGGAAACCCTGGGGTTATGTAGTGTTCGAAATTATTAAAAACCCCGAACAGCCGATGAGCTTTTTCGAAAAGCCTTGTTTGCCTAATGCAGGGTAGATAACTTCTATTTTTTACCGCAAAGCGCGCAAAGAAGAAACGCCATTTTCTCTGTGTAAAACTCAGTGATCTCTGTGGTTAAAATATCCCAGCAATTCCATCACCCATTTTAAATCTTCCGTCTTTTATTTTCCCGCTGATTAAACAGATAAGCGCAGAATCAAAGCCATTTTTCTCTGTGTAAAACTCCGTTATCTCGGTTGGTTAAAATTCCTCCGGAAATCTCACATCATCCATCTTCCGTCTCTTTACCTCGATCCGGTTAGCAGCGTAAAGAAGTTCTGTAATATACCCGGCACAAAAATAATGGTAAAAATTAAGCCGGTTAAAGCACCGAAAAAGTGTGCATCGTGATTAATACCATCGCGCGAGTTTTTAGAGGCATACGCACAATAAATGAGGTAAATAATGCCAAATATCCATGCCGGAATTCCGAAAGGAATAAACATGATATAAATTTTAGATACCGGGTTAAACAATATAAAGCTGAATAAAACAGCACTGATAGCACCAGAAGCCCCCAAGCTATTATAGTTAAAATGATCTTTGTGCTTAAAAATGGTAGGCAAATCACTTAAAATCAGTGCCAGAAAGTACAACAAGCCAAATTTAAAGCTGCCCAATAGCTGTTCTAATGTAAAAGCAAATGCCACAAAGGTGAACATGTTAAAAAACAGGTGCATCCAATCTGCATGTATAAGGCCGCTGGTAATTACCGTCCACACTTTATGCCCTTTTGATACACTGTACGGATGGAGCATAAACTTGCCGTAAATGCTATGGTCGTAAAAGGCGTAAAGGCTCGTAATAATCGTAAAAACAAAAATTAACGAGGCAACGGGTGCTATATTGAAATATTCCATCGGGTTATTTTAAATCTAATTGAACAGCTGTAACTAAACGGGCTACAGGATATCTGTTATGTGTTTTTTCGTAATAATCAGAATTTTTATACACAAAGTCAAGTTGTGCAGCACCATTCTTTGCAAAATCAGCATCAGCAGCTTTTTTCGCTTCGAGCTGTGCTTTCAACTCCGGGTTTTTCTTCAATAGTTCAGCTGCAGTATCTTCAAAAACATAAGCCGAGTAATGTTCTTTCATATCCAGAATCGAATCGAAAAAATTCCAGTTAAAATAAGAATCAATTGCTTGCGGCTCGAGGGTTTCTACAATATAGCGGTTGCAAGGCTGGTTTACATAAACCACAAAATCGCCGGCATAATACTGCAGGTTTTGTTTCACAGGGTTTAGTTTTACCGCCGAATGGAGGTAGTGCCCTTCATAAGGCCTGGTGCTGGTTTTAAAATCACCGATGTAATAACTTTCAACCTCAATTTTCTGATCGGCTTTTATCTCTTTTAATTTTACTCCGTTTAGCTTCAACAAATTAATTACCCTATCCCAGGCTTTAGGGATAATATAGGCAATTGGTTTCTGTACGGTAATGGCTGGTTCAAACTTATTCCATTCCTTAATCGGTTTGGTGTAGGGTTTACTGCGGTCGTAATATAAACGATCGGCACCACTAACCGCACTTGGTTTTTGGCCAGCTTCAAAACCTTTAAAATTCAGTTCGTTTACTTCGCTTTTATTCAGTTTCCAATCCAACGGAAACGCTTGTTGAGCCGCTACAAAAGCATCTGCCTTTTGCTTGTTTTCGCCAATAATCCGGGCATCACGTGCTACAATATCAACATAAGCCTGTAAAAGTTTATAAGTGGCATCAACCCTTAAATCGTACGATTTTAACATGTGTGTTTCGGGCATAAAGCCAATGGTATTGTGCAGGGTAGTATAACCTGTTGAATACCGTGGCGACTCGATAAAGCCTGTAATTCCACTTTCAGGTGTTTCGCCAATCGAGTTTACATAAGGAATCATCGGATAACCCTGTTGCTCCATCGCGGCATATAAACCTGGCACTAAAGTTTGTGTTAAATAATTGGACAAAATACCGTTCAACTTATCCTTTTGAGTTGGAATAAGGGTCATTACATATTGATAATCGGCTCCGTTGCTCGTATGTGTATCAACAAAAATTTCGGGCTGCCAGGTATTAAAAATCAATTGAAAAGCCGCCGAATTTTTAGAGTCTGTTTTGATGAAATCCCTGTTCAAATCGAGATTTTTACCATTGCCCCTAAACCCATAAGCCACAGGGCCGTTCTGGTTAGCCCTCGAGGTACCAGTGCGGTTAAAACTACCGTCGATGTTATAAAGCGGAATGATACAGATCACCACATCTTTTGGCAGTTTCTTTCCCTTAATCAGATCGCGCGCCAGCATCATAGAGGCATCTATTCCCTCCGGTTCGCCCGGGTGAATGCCGTTATTGATCAGCAAAATGCGTTTATTGCTTTTCCGGATGGCAACAGGATCGAAAACTTTATCCTTCGATAAAACCAGCAGGTGCAAGGGTTTGCCAAAATCGGTGCTTCCATAGCTGAGCAGCTTAGCTTCAGGGCTGCCCTTAATCAGGTTTTGATAGTATGCAATGGCAGCAGTATAAGTTGTGGTTTCGGTTTTACCACTCAGCTCGAAGGGTGTTTTTTGTGCCCATGCCTTTACTGCAATTAATAAAAAGCAAAACACAAAGCATTTTTTCATCAGGATATATTTTGTTTATCTTAAAACCAGGGGAGCAAACACATTTACTAAAGTGTTTTACGATAAGATTTAATCTTCCCGAAGAAATACTTGAAGCCTATGGTATAAGCGTTATAAACATCGGGAGAATAATTTTTAAACTTGATACTCGGATCATTATAACCATCAAGCCCTTCGCCAAAAGTAAAGTTACTTTGTGCATTGATATTAATTACATAACGCATGTAACCATAACCATCCTCAATGTAATAGTTAAACCCGAAATTAATGGGTACTAACAGGTTTAGGCTCTTATCCTCACCCGGAAAAGGTCCATAACCAGGATTAGAGGCAGCCCAGCTTGGTTTATATCTTACAACATCAGTTATCTTATTGTTAATTACTCCTATGCCTGTACCTAAATACAAACCTCTGATATTATATAAAAACTCACTTTTATCGTAATTAACAACCTCGCCCAACATTAACTTGGCATTGGCCGAAATTGAAGTGTATTGGTTGATGAACTGACGGTTATGCGGATCGTTAACAATATCACCACCCTGAACCCTGCCGTATTGTGCTTCTAAACCCAATGTTACAAATGGGGTAACATGAAAATCGAGTACGCCGTAAGTGGTATAACCATAACTTCCTTCGTACACATCAGTATAAGAGCGGTTGATACCAGCGCCTAAACCATATGAAAATTTGAAATAATTGGATTGGGCAAAAGAAAAACTTCCGATAAAAACAAGAAGAACGGTTAGGTAAGTAACTTTCAAGAGGTTCGAAATCATATTGTTTTTTTACAAAAATAATATGATTATTGAATATCTATAACTTTTACCTTTGAATTATGAGTAATTACAACAACTTTAACAAATCTTTAGAACAAAGATTTATCAAATATGCCAAAATAGATACACAATCCGATCCAGCTTCACCAACCTGCCCATCTACCTTAAAACAAAAAAACTTAGGTCAGGAGTTGGTTAATGAACTACTCGAAATTGGCGTTTCTGATGCAGAAATGGACGATAACGGCTATGTATACGGAACCATTCCTTCAAATACGGATAAAAAACTACCGGTTATTTTCTTTTGCTCGCACATGGATACTTCGCCCGATTGTAGCGGAGAAAACGTGAAACCGATTATTCATGATAAATATCAAGGGCAAGACCTCGTTTTACCCGATGACAACAAAATCATGATCAGAATGTCTGATCATAAAGACTTAAAACACCAGATTGGCAACGATATTATCACTGCCAGCGGCACTACTTTATTGGGCGCCGACAACAAAGCCGGCCTGGCAGAAATTATGGAAGCAGCCGCTTTTTTAATGAAAAATCCGGAGGTAAAGCACGGCACAATTAAGGTTCTTTTCACCCCCGATGAGGAAATAGGCCGTGGCGTTGACAAGGTTGACCTGAAAAAGTTAGGCGCTGATTTTGGTTATACCATTGATGGCGAAACGCTGGGCTCTATTGAAGATGAAACCTTTTCGGCTGATGGAGCCAGGCTTACCGTTTATGGCGTAAGCACCCATCCCGGTTTTGCAAAAGGAAAAATGGAAAGTGCAATAAAAATCCTGGCCGAAATTTTAGACAGCCTTCCCAAAGATACCCTTACGCCCGAAGCTACGCATCAAAAAGATGGTTTTATTCATCCCGTAAGCATTAGCGGCCAGGTAGAAGAAGCAGAAGCGCAATTTATTATCCGCGATTTTACCGACGAAAAACTGGCACAACACGGAACTTTTTTAGCGCAAACCGTAGAAAAGGTAATGGCAAAATACCCCAACTCAACCTACAAACTGGAAATTAAAGCACAATACCGCAACATGAAACAGGTTTTAGATCAGCATCCTAAAATTGTGCAGTATGGTATCGAAGCTATTGAGAGGGCTGGGGTAGTGGCCAAACAACAGAGTATCCGTGGTGGTACCGATGGTTCGCGGCTTTCG is drawn from Pedobacter sp. HDW13 and contains these coding sequences:
- a CDS encoding rhamnogalacturonan acetylesterase gives rise to the protein MKNKFYLAFALAALTATLSFTFIQKKTTLYIIGDSTAANKDPKTYPETGWGMALQSFFKPDVTVDNRALNGRSTKSFRAEKRWDPILAQLNPGDYVLIEFGHNDEKVDKPTVGVSLADFKTNLINYVKETRSKKALPVLLTPISRRSFKNGVLIDSHGDYPRITRQVADSLQVPLIDMLVKTESLLNRLGEEPSIKLFNHVDSGNVNYPNGKKDNTHLSPEGAKQVAALVVKGIKELKLDLAKKLK
- a CDS encoding rhomboid family intramembrane serine protease; amino-acid sequence: MEYFNIAPVASLIFVFTIITSLYAFYDHSIYGKFMLHPYSVSKGHKVWTVITSGLIHADWMHLFFNMFTFVAFAFTLEQLLGSFKFGLLYFLALILSDLPTIFKHKDHFNYNSLGASGAISAVLFSFILFNPVSKIYIMFIPFGIPAWIFGIIYLIYCAYASKNSRDGINHDAHFFGALTGLIFTIIFVPGILQNFFTLLTGSR
- a CDS encoding M14 family metallopeptidase, with the translated sequence MKKCFVFCFLLIAVKAWAQKTPFELSGKTETTTYTAAIAYYQNLIKGSPEAKLLSYGSTDFGKPLHLLVLSKDKVFDPVAIRKSNKRILLINNGIHPGEPEGIDASMMLARDLIKGKKLPKDVVICIIPLYNIDGSFNRTGTSRANQNGPVAYGFRGNGKNLDLNRDFIKTDSKNSAAFQLIFNTWQPEIFVDTHTSNGADYQYVMTLIPTQKDKLNGILSNYLTQTLVPGLYAAMEQQGYPMIPYVNSIGETPESGITGFIESPRYSTGYTTLHNTIGFMPETHMLKSYDLRVDATYKLLQAYVDIVARDARIIGENKQKADAFVAAQQAFPLDWKLNKSEVNELNFKGFEAGQKPSAVSGADRLYYDRSKPYTKPIKEWNKFEPAITVQKPIAYIIPKAWDRVINLLKLNGVKLKEIKADQKIEVESYYIGDFKTSTRPYEGHYLHSAVKLNPVKQNLQYYAGDFVVYVNQPCNRYIVETLEPQAIDSYFNWNFFDSILDMKEHYSAYVFEDTAAELLKKNPELKAQLEAKKAADADFAKNGAAQLDFVYKNSDYYEKTHNRYPVARLVTAVQLDLK
- the pepT gene encoding peptidase T; its protein translation is MSNYNNFNKSLEQRFIKYAKIDTQSDPASPTCPSTLKQKNLGQELVNELLEIGVSDAEMDDNGYVYGTIPSNTDKKLPVIFFCSHMDTSPDCSGENVKPIIHDKYQGQDLVLPDDNKIMIRMSDHKDLKHQIGNDIITASGTTLLGADNKAGLAEIMEAAAFLMKNPEVKHGTIKVLFTPDEEIGRGVDKVDLKKLGADFGYTIDGETLGSIEDETFSADGARLTVYGVSTHPGFAKGKMESAIKILAEILDSLPKDTLTPEATHQKDGFIHPVSISGQVEEAEAQFIIRDFTDEKLAQHGTFLAQTVEKVMAKYPNSTYKLEIKAQYRNMKQVLDQHPKIVQYGIEAIERAGVVAKQQSIRGGTDGSRLSYMGLPCPNIFAGEHAFHSKQEWVSVQDMEKAVQTIINIASIWEEKG